A part of Kryptolebias marmoratus isolate JLee-2015 linkage group LG8, ASM164957v2, whole genome shotgun sequence genomic DNA contains:
- the mad2l2 gene encoding mitotic spindle assembly checkpoint protein MAD2B, with the protein MTTLTRQDLNFGQVVADILCEFLEVAIHLILYVREVYPSGIFQKRKKYNVPVQMSCHPELNQYIQDTLHCIKPLIEKNDAEKVVVVIMDKEHHPVERFVFEISQPPLLSISAETLLSHVEQLLRAFILKISVCDAVLNNNPPGCSFTVLVHTREAATRNMEKVQVIKDFPWIVADEQEVHMKEPRLIPLKSMTSDIVKMQLYVEERAQKT; encoded by the exons ATGACCACTCTTACAAGGCAAGACCTTAATTTTGGACAAG TGGTTGCAGACATTCTGTGTGAGTTCCTGGAAGTTGCTATTCATCTCATTCTTTATGTTCGTGAAGTATATCCCTCTGGAATATTTCAGAAGAGGAAGAAATACAATGTACCTGTGCAG ATGTCATGTCACCCTGAGCTTAATCAGTATATCCAAGATACATTACATTGTATAAAGCCACTCATTGAGAAG AACGATGCAGAGAAGGTGGTGGTGGTCATCATGGACAAAGAGCATCATCCAGTGGAGAGATTTGTGTTTGAGATTTCCcagcctcctctcctctctaTCAG TGCAGAAACCTTATTGTCGCAcgtggagcagctgctgaggGCATTCATCCTGAAGATCAGCGTGTGTGAcgctgttttaaataataaccCACCAG GTTGTTCTTTCACAGTACTTGTTCATACCAGAGAAGCTGCCACACGCAACATGGAGAAGGTTCAGGTCATCAAG GATTTTCCATGGATAGTCGCTGACGAGCAGGAAGTTCACATGAAGGAGCCGAGGCTCATTCCGCTGAAGTCCATGACGTCCGACATCGTCAAG ATGCAGCTCTATGTGGAGGAGAGAGCCCAGAAAACGTAG
- the LOC108233155 gene encoding solute carrier family 25 member 45 isoform X1: MGLFVLTVTYFCYRLCFFKSLWTLFFPFRSHINRRVGPCCCVAAELSCFLADFDRFQVMPFLEFIAGSISGAVGLAVGHPLDTVKVRLQAQSVYKGIIHCVSKTYSREGVHGFFKGMSFPVLTTGVLNSIIFGAYSNGLLYLAQSEGGQRRPPSDAHVFAAGCFSGLMQVMVCAPIDLVKVRLQGQTSADRYRGPVHCVAVILREDGLRGLFRGAMAVALRDIPCYGFYFLPYEVIRRALTETGAQPGTFAILMAGGVAGMASWAIATPMDVVKARLQMSGAGGRRYDGLLHCIRVSVREEGVPVLFKGLLLNSVRAFPVNAITFLSYESLMKILCPSK; the protein is encoded by the exons ATgggattgtttgttttaacagtgACATATTTCTGTTacagattatgtttttttaaatcactttggACCTTATTTTTTCCCTTCAGATCACATATTAACCGGAGAGTCGGCCCATGTTGCTGTGTGGCAGCTGAATTATCTTGTTTTCTTGCAGACTTTGACCGTTTCCAAGTTATGCCCTTTCTGGAGTTCATAGCTGGGAGCATTTCAG GTGCAGTGGGACTTGCTGTTGGCCATCCGTTAGACACCGTGAAG GTGCGTCTTCAAGCCCAGTCTGTGTATAAAGGGATAATTCACTGCGTGTCTAAAACCTACTCTCGTGAAGGC GTCCATGGATTCTTTAAGGGCATGTCGTTCCCGGTTCTGACCACCGGCGTCCTCAACTCCATCATCTTCGGCGCTTACAGCAACGGTTTACTCTACCTCGCCCAGTCGGAGGGCGGCCAGCGCAGACCGCCCTCCGACGCACACGTCTTCGCCGCGGGCTGTTTTTCAGGCCTGATGCAG GTGATGGTTTGTGCACCGATTGATCTGGTGAAGGTGCGTCTGCAGGGTCAAACGTCTGCAGACCGGTACCGCGGACCCGTCCACTGTGTGGCCGTCATACTGAGGGAGGACGGACTCAGGGGTCTGTTCAGAGGCGCCATGGCGGTCGCTCTGAGGGACATACCCTGCTACGGATTCTACTTCCTGCCTTATGAGGTCATCCGGAGGGCTCTGACGGAGACCGGAGCGCAGCCAG GAACCTTTGCCATCCTGATGGCGGGCGGCGTGGCGGGCATGGCCAGCTGGGCGATCGCCACGCCCATGGACGTTGTGAAAGCGCGGCTCCAGATGTCCGGAGCCGGGGGCCGGCGGTACGACGGGCTCCTCCACTGCATCAGAGTGAGCGTGAGGGAGGAAGGAGTCCCGGTGTTGTTCAAAGGCCTCCTGCTGAACAGCGTGAGGGCGTTCCCCGTCAACGCCATCACCTTCCTCAGCTACGAGAGCCTGATGAAGATCCTCTGTCCGTCCAAGTGA
- the LOC108233154 gene encoding solute carrier family 35 member E2A produces the protein MQGSKQSIWHFMSPFRTRQERVVLARSESLPGEQVLKIMVTETTVIETESGVRNWRSLSYLSLWYFFSFCTLFLNKYILSLLEGEPSMLGAVQMLSTTFIGCLKMFVPCCLYQHKSRSEYPPNFIMIMLFVGLMRFTTVVLGLVSLKNVAVSFSETVKSSAPIFTVIMSRLILGEYTGLWVNLSLFPVMAGLALCTATEISFNMLGFSAALSTNIMDCLQNVFSKKLLSGDTYRFSPPELQFYTSAAAVIMLIPAWVFLLEIPAVGKSGQSFMFSQDIVVLLLFDGCLFHLQSVTAYALMGRISPVTFSVASTVKHALSVWLSVIVFSNQITVLSATGTVVVFIGVFLYNKARQIQRKTLQRMAAEQNYNPLLQDHDFQASQS, from the exons ATGCAGGGCAGCAAGCAGTCCATCTGGCACTTCATGTCACCGTTCCGCACCCGCCAGGAGCGGGTGGTTCTGGCCCGGAGTGAGAGCTTGCCCGGGGAGCAGGTGCTGAAGATCATGGTCACGGAGACCACGGTGATCGAGACAGAATCCGGGGTGCGGAACTGGCGCTCCCTGTCCTACCTGAGCCTCTGGTACTTCTTCAGCTTCTGCACCCTCTTCCTCAACAAGTACATCCTGTCACTGCTGGAGGGGGAGCCGAGCATGCTGG GTGCAGTCCAGATGCTCTCCACCACCTTCATAGGCTGCCTGAAGATGTTCGTTCCCTGCTGTCTGTACCAGCACAAGTCCAGATCCGAGTATCCTCCCAACTTCATCATGATCATGCTGTTTGTGGGGCTCATGAG GTTCACCACTGTGGTTCTGGGCTTAGTGAGCCTGAAGAATGTTGCGGTGTCGTTTTCTGAGACTGTGAAGAGCTCAGCCCCGATTTTTACAGTCATCATGTCCAGGTTGATCCTCGGAGAGTACACAG GTCTATGGGTGAACCTGTCCCTGTTTCCTGTCATGGCAGGCCTGGCCCTCTGCACAGCGACAGAGATCAGCTTCAACATGCTCGGCTTCTCGGCTGCTCTGTCCACCAACATCATGGACTG CCTGCAGAACGTTTTCTCCAAGAAGCTGCTGAGCGGAGATACGTACAGATTTAG CCCTCCAGAGCTGCAGTTCTACACCAGCGCGGCGGCAGTCATCATGCTCATCCCTGCCTGGGTGTTCCTCCTG GAAATTCCAGCAGTCGGGAAGAGTGGGCAGAGCTTCATGTTCAGCCAGGACATCGTCGTGCTGCTGCTTTTCGACGGGTGTCTGTTCCACCTGCAGAGCGTCACGGCCTACGCTCTCATGGGTCGGATTTCCCCCGTTACCTTCAG TGTTGCCAGCACCGTGAAACACGCCCTGTCCGTCTGGCTGAGCGTCATCGTGTTCAGTAACCAGATCACGGTCCTCAGCGCCACGGGCACCGTCGTCGTGTTCATCGGCGTCTTCTTGTACAACAAGGCCAGACAGATCCAGAGGAAGACCCTCCAGAGGATGGCTGCCGAGCAGAACTACAACCCGCTGCTGCAGGACCACGACTTCCAGGCCTCTCAGTCCTAA
- the LOC108233155 gene encoding solute carrier family 25 member 45 isoform X2, translating to MPFLEFIAGSISGAVGLAVGHPLDTVKVRLQAQSVYKGIIHCVSKTYSREGVHGFFKGMSFPVLTTGVLNSIIFGAYSNGLLYLAQSEGGQRRPPSDAHVFAAGCFSGLMQVMVCAPIDLVKVRLQGQTSADRYRGPVHCVAVILREDGLRGLFRGAMAVALRDIPCYGFYFLPYEVIRRALTETGAQPGTFAILMAGGVAGMASWAIATPMDVVKARLQMSGAGGRRYDGLLHCIRVSVREEGVPVLFKGLLLNSVRAFPVNAITFLSYESLMKILCPSK from the exons ATGCCCTTTCTGGAGTTCATAGCTGGGAGCATTTCAG GTGCAGTGGGACTTGCTGTTGGCCATCCGTTAGACACCGTGAAG GTGCGTCTTCAAGCCCAGTCTGTGTATAAAGGGATAATTCACTGCGTGTCTAAAACCTACTCTCGTGAAGGC GTCCATGGATTCTTTAAGGGCATGTCGTTCCCGGTTCTGACCACCGGCGTCCTCAACTCCATCATCTTCGGCGCTTACAGCAACGGTTTACTCTACCTCGCCCAGTCGGAGGGCGGCCAGCGCAGACCGCCCTCCGACGCACACGTCTTCGCCGCGGGCTGTTTTTCAGGCCTGATGCAG GTGATGGTTTGTGCACCGATTGATCTGGTGAAGGTGCGTCTGCAGGGTCAAACGTCTGCAGACCGGTACCGCGGACCCGTCCACTGTGTGGCCGTCATACTGAGGGAGGACGGACTCAGGGGTCTGTTCAGAGGCGCCATGGCGGTCGCTCTGAGGGACATACCCTGCTACGGATTCTACTTCCTGCCTTATGAGGTCATCCGGAGGGCTCTGACGGAGACCGGAGCGCAGCCAG GAACCTTTGCCATCCTGATGGCGGGCGGCGTGGCGGGCATGGCCAGCTGGGCGATCGCCACGCCCATGGACGTTGTGAAAGCGCGGCTCCAGATGTCCGGAGCCGGGGGCCGGCGGTACGACGGGCTCCTCCACTGCATCAGAGTGAGCGTGAGGGAGGAAGGAGTCCCGGTGTTGTTCAAAGGCCTCCTGCTGAACAGCGTGAGGGCGTTCCCCGTCAACGCCATCACCTTCCTCAGCTACGAGAGCCTGATGAAGATCCTCTGTCCGTCCAAGTGA
- the LOC108233155 gene encoding solute carrier family 25 member 45 isoform X3, protein MSFPVLTTGVLNSIIFGAYSNGLLYLAQSEGGQRRPPSDAHVFAAGCFSGLMQVMVCAPIDLVKVRLQGQTSADRYRGPVHCVAVILREDGLRGLFRGAMAVALRDIPCYGFYFLPYEVIRRALTETGAQPGTFAILMAGGVAGMASWAIATPMDVVKARLQMSGAGGRRYDGLLHCIRVSVREEGVPVLFKGLLLNSVRAFPVNAITFLSYESLMKILCPSK, encoded by the exons ATGTCGTTCCCGGTTCTGACCACCGGCGTCCTCAACTCCATCATCTTCGGCGCTTACAGCAACGGTTTACTCTACCTCGCCCAGTCGGAGGGCGGCCAGCGCAGACCGCCCTCCGACGCACACGTCTTCGCCGCGGGCTGTTTTTCAGGCCTGATGCAG GTGATGGTTTGTGCACCGATTGATCTGGTGAAGGTGCGTCTGCAGGGTCAAACGTCTGCAGACCGGTACCGCGGACCCGTCCACTGTGTGGCCGTCATACTGAGGGAGGACGGACTCAGGGGTCTGTTCAGAGGCGCCATGGCGGTCGCTCTGAGGGACATACCCTGCTACGGATTCTACTTCCTGCCTTATGAGGTCATCCGGAGGGCTCTGACGGAGACCGGAGCGCAGCCAG GAACCTTTGCCATCCTGATGGCGGGCGGCGTGGCGGGCATGGCCAGCTGGGCGATCGCCACGCCCATGGACGTTGTGAAAGCGCGGCTCCAGATGTCCGGAGCCGGGGGCCGGCGGTACGACGGGCTCCTCCACTGCATCAGAGTGAGCGTGAGGGAGGAAGGAGTCCCGGTGTTGTTCAAAGGCCTCCTGCTGAACAGCGTGAGGGCGTTCCCCGTCAACGCCATCACCTTCCTCAGCTACGAGAGCCTGATGAAGATCCTCTGTCCGTCCAAGTGA